In the genome of Nocardia sp. NBC_00416, one region contains:
- a CDS encoding nitroreductase family deazaflavin-dependent oxidoreductase, which yields MTSSESPLPYYFPKWMDRAGAKYLNPLMQRIAPSLAGFAVIEHIGRKTGKQYETPIAVFRKGEVIAVVLLHGETNWARNAVAAGRATLRYRGGTVTLRDPRIIPPHRTTTDVPLIARLGNRMAGIIVFDAE from the coding sequence ATGACCAGTTCCGAAAGCCCTCTCCCCTACTACTTTCCCAAGTGGATGGACCGGGCGGGCGCGAAGTATCTGAACCCCTTGATGCAGCGAATCGCGCCTTCGCTAGCGGGTTTCGCCGTAATCGAGCACATCGGCCGGAAAACCGGCAAACAGTACGAGACCCCGATCGCCGTGTTCCGCAAGGGCGAGGTGATAGCGGTTGTTCTGCTCCACGGCGAAACCAATTGGGCGAGAAACGCGGTCGCCGCGGGGCGAGCCACTCTCCGCTATCGCGGCGGCACAGTCACATTGCGCGATCCGCGCATCATCCCACCGCACCGGACCACGACGGACGTGCCGCTCATCGCGCGGTTGGGCAACCGGATGGCGGGGATCATCGTCTTCGACGCCGAGTGA
- a CDS encoding FAD-dependent monooxygenase — protein MSAVENETQFPGGAQRRVVIAGAGIAGLAAGLRLREEGWDVLVVERAATRRSSGYLVNLHGPGYDAAERLGLLPALTPCDIGFFRSILVHADGREKFTIPAAFAQAAVGKRALTVFRGDLESALYDRVAETADIRFGTTVATVAQQDDGLDITLGDGTRLRAELLVGADGVHSGIRELVFAPESECLVSLGHMVGAFPLEQLPAHVPEGAGTTFIGPRRTAAVMNLGPGRSSTFFAYRCAEPEAALALGPERAPPGPSATSAEESPRPCGNSKPTRPPPISTRSARSCWTGGVAAGWFCSATRHGA, from the coding sequence GTGTCAGCTGTCGAGAACGAGACGCAATTTCCCGGTGGAGCGCAGCGGCGGGTGGTGATCGCCGGGGCCGGTATCGCCGGTCTGGCCGCCGGGCTGCGGCTGCGGGAGGAGGGCTGGGACGTGCTGGTGGTCGAGCGGGCCGCGACTCGTCGCAGCAGCGGCTACCTGGTGAATCTGCACGGACCGGGTTACGACGCGGCCGAACGGCTCGGCCTGCTGCCGGCGCTGACCCCGTGCGATATCGGGTTCTTCCGTTCGATCCTCGTGCACGCGGACGGCCGCGAGAAGTTCACGATTCCCGCGGCTTTCGCACAGGCCGCGGTCGGGAAGCGGGCATTGACGGTGTTCCGGGGTGATCTGGAGTCGGCGTTGTACGACCGGGTCGCCGAGACCGCGGATATTCGGTTCGGCACCACGGTGGCCACTGTCGCTCAGCAGGACGACGGCCTCGATATCACCCTCGGCGACGGAACTCGGCTGCGCGCCGAACTCCTCGTCGGCGCCGACGGTGTGCACTCCGGAATCCGTGAACTCGTCTTCGCCCCGGAGAGTGAATGCCTGGTGAGTCTCGGACACATGGTGGGAGCGTTCCCGCTCGAACAGCTTCCCGCGCACGTACCGGAAGGCGCCGGTACGACATTCATCGGGCCCCGGCGCACGGCAGCCGTGATGAATCTCGGGCCGGGACGCTCTTCGACGTTCTTCGCCTACCGCTGCGCCGAACCGGAGGCGGCGCTCGCCCTCGGGCCGGAACGCGCCCCGCCGGGGCCTTCGGCGACCTCGGCGGAGGAGTCGCCGAGGCCTTGCGGCAACTCGAAGCCGACCCGGCCGCCGCCTATTTCGACTCGGTCGGCCAGGTCGTGCTGGACGGGTGGAGTCGCGGCCGGGTGGTTCTGCTCGGCGACGCGGCATGGTGCGTGA
- a CDS encoding TetR/AcrR family transcriptional regulator — protein sequence MSTAPTGGRGTYARTAERRRTIARTVLDLILEKGHSGLTLAETATRSGIGEATVLYHFPTRDHLLVAALRCAFDEDDERLSPEESVLDLARLHEYASGTHREIVLLYTALAGHAGTPGHPAREFFAAHYEQARDRWTEIIAARQQAGLAHPGLDPAAAARQFLATWNGLRTQWLIDPAFDLGDTLLTAFRLLTGQNWMETRQLLLAPDTCL from the coding sequence ATGTCGACAGCACCAACCGGGGGACGCGGTACCTACGCCAGAACCGCCGAGCGGCGGCGGACGATCGCACGGACAGTCCTCGACCTGATACTCGAGAAGGGGCACAGCGGACTCACCCTGGCCGAGACCGCGACCCGGTCGGGTATCGGCGAGGCGACCGTCCTCTACCACTTCCCGACGCGCGACCACTTACTCGTGGCGGCGCTGCGCTGCGCCTTCGACGAGGACGACGAGCGTTTGTCTCCCGAAGAATCGGTCCTGGACTTGGCGCGGCTCCACGAGTACGCGAGCGGAACCCATCGGGAGATCGTGCTCCTCTACACCGCGCTGGCAGGCCACGCGGGGACGCCGGGCCATCCGGCCCGGGAATTCTTCGCCGCGCACTACGAGCAGGCACGCGACCGCTGGACCGAGATCATCGCGGCACGGCAGCAGGCGGGCCTGGCCCACCCCGGACTGGATCCGGCCGCGGCCGCCCGCCAATTCCTCGCGACCTGGAACGGCCTGCGCACGCAGTGGCTGATCGACCCGGCATTCGACCTGGGCGACACCCTGCTCACCGCGTTCCGCCTGCTGACCGGCCAGAATTGGATGGAGACCCGGCAACTGCTGCTCGCCCCCGACACCTGTCTCTGA
- a CDS encoding PKD domain-containing protein — protein sequence MDHSADPTFAAPYLDIDEWRDAPVPHRYAHGGFRGTDTRFSLYFPPAGDYRGRFFQHITPVPDSEHLAQRATGREDKIGFAFSCGAYFVETNGGGDPATPGGPVADATITAYRANAAAAQYSRVVARRLYGDHRPYGYAYGGSGGGYRTIGGAESTEGVWDGFVPYVIGSPMAIPNVFAVRMHAQRILRDSLDRIADAADAGSARAVDAGLTEEERATLAEVTRMGFPLRSWFGHRTMGFHAFGTLYPHIVTVDPAYFAGFWSSPGHLGAEPDASVHRDRVRHRGPTSGAITAEQAAAQGLPDQRAAGTPRGGFDEAFKGPRGEKDSVVAVGLPGFPARIQGADLVVITGAAAGARATVTGFHGDAAVLDAPDRAGILARLEPGDLVDIDNSAFLAAQTYHRHQVPDRTYPVWDQFRDAAGDPQYPQRPFLLGPLFTQAASGHLPTGRFTGKMIVVSCLLDREAFPWQADWYRERVREHLGDRTDDHFRLWFVDHALHGDDEYQEHPTRTVTYLGVLHQALRELSAWVETGRTPAATTRYSVEDGQVRVPARAADRLGVQPVVTLTVDGADRVEIAAGQRVRLEAVAETPPGAGPIVALAWDFDGTGAFTDTTDPDPAAAVTIGRDHVFTEPGTHFVTVRVSAQLDGDPATPFARTDNLARARVVVG from the coding sequence GTGGACCACTCCGCCGATCCCACCTTCGCCGCGCCCTATCTCGATATCGACGAATGGCGTGACGCGCCCGTGCCCCATCGATACGCGCACGGCGGTTTCCGGGGCACCGATACCCGCTTCTCCCTCTACTTCCCGCCCGCCGGGGACTATCGAGGGCGGTTCTTCCAGCACATCACGCCGGTCCCCGACAGCGAACATCTCGCTCAGCGCGCTACGGGGCGGGAGGACAAGATCGGCTTCGCGTTCTCCTGTGGTGCGTATTTCGTGGAGACCAACGGCGGCGGTGATCCGGCGACCCCGGGCGGTCCGGTCGCGGACGCGACCATTACCGCCTACCGGGCCAACGCGGCCGCCGCGCAGTACTCCCGGGTGGTCGCTCGGCGGCTGTACGGCGACCACCGCCCTTACGGTTACGCCTACGGCGGCAGCGGTGGCGGCTACCGGACGATCGGCGGGGCCGAGAGCACCGAAGGAGTGTGGGACGGATTCGTGCCCTACGTCATCGGGAGCCCCATGGCCATCCCGAACGTCTTCGCGGTCCGGATGCACGCGCAGCGGATACTGCGCGACTCCTTGGACCGGATCGCCGACGCCGCCGACGCGGGGTCGGCGCGCGCGGTCGACGCGGGTCTCACGGAAGAAGAGCGCGCGACCCTGGCCGAGGTCACGCGGATGGGTTTCCCGCTCCGCTCCTGGTTCGGCCACCGCACCATGGGTTTCCACGCCTTCGGCACCCTCTACCCCCATATCGTGACGGTCGATCCCGCCTACTTCGCGGGCTTCTGGTCGAGCCCCGGGCATCTGGGCGCGGAACCGGATGCCTCCGTGCACCGCGACCGCGTCCGCCACCGCGGCCCGACCAGCGGCGCCATCACCGCCGAACAGGCTGCCGCCCAAGGTCTCCCGGACCAGCGGGCCGCGGGAACGCCGCGCGGAGGTTTCGACGAAGCGTTCAAAGGCCCGCGCGGAGAAAAGGACTCCGTCGTCGCTGTCGGTCTTCCCGGGTTCCCGGCCCGGATCCAGGGCGCGGACCTGGTGGTGATCACCGGTGCGGCCGCCGGAGCGCGCGCCACCGTCACCGGTTTCCACGGCGACGCGGCCGTGCTGGACGCTCCCGACCGCGCGGGGATCCTGGCCCGGCTCGAGCCCGGCGACCTGGTCGACATCGACAACAGCGCATTCCTCGCCGCCCAGACCTACCACCGCCACCAGGTGCCCGACCGGACCTACCCCGTGTGGGACCAGTTCCGCGACGCGGCGGGCGACCCGCAGTATCCGCAACGGCCGTTCCTCCTCGGCCCCCTGTTCACGCAGGCGGCTTCCGGGCACCTGCCGACGGGCCGTTTCACCGGAAAGATGATCGTCGTGTCCTGTCTGCTGGACCGCGAGGCTTTTCCCTGGCAGGCCGACTGGTACCGCGAGCGGGTCCGCGAACATCTCGGCGACCGGACCGACGACCATTTCCGGTTGTGGTTCGTGGACCACGCACTGCACGGCGACGACGAATATCAGGAGCACCCCACCCGGACCGTCACCTACCTGGGCGTTCTGCACCAAGCGTTGCGCGAACTCAGCGCGTGGGTCGAGACCGGCCGGACGCCCGCCGCCACCACCCGCTACAGCGTCGAGGACGGCCAGGTGCGGGTGCCCGCCCGCGCCGCCGACCGGCTCGGCGTGCAGCCCGTCGTGACGCTCACCGTCGACGGCGCCGACCGTGTCGAGATCGCCGCCGGACAGCGTGTGCGGCTGGAAGCGGTCGCCGAGACACCGCCCGGCGCGGGGCCGATCGTCGCCCTCGCCTGGGACTTCGACGGAACGGGCGCCTTCACCGATACCACCGACCCGGACCCCGCCGCGGCGGTGACCATCGGACGTGACCACGTCTTCACCGAACCCGGCACCCATTTCGTGACGGTCCGTGTCTCCGCCCAGCTCGACGGCGACCCGGCCACACCCTTCGCCCGCACGGACAACCTGGCCCGTGCCCGCGTCGTCGTCGGCTAG
- a CDS encoding 6,7-dimethyl-8-ribityllumazine synthase: protein MSPTPNRIALVAARWHADIVDRAVTACRTELVGHGYPDIDVIHVPGAFEIPLRVKRLAATGRYAAIAGCALVVDGGIYRHDFVAATVVDALMRVQLDTDVPVFSAVLTPHHFHEHGEHLAYFTRHFEVKGAELAAAIAATLAPDTVPA, encoded by the coding sequence ATGTCACCCACACCGAACCGCATCGCCCTCGTCGCCGCGCGCTGGCACGCCGATATCGTCGACCGCGCCGTGACAGCCTGCCGGACGGAGCTCGTCGGCCACGGTTACCCCGATATCGACGTGATCCACGTCCCCGGCGCCTTCGAGATCCCCCTGCGGGTCAAACGTCTGGCGGCGACCGGCCGATACGCGGCGATCGCCGGTTGCGCCCTCGTGGTGGACGGCGGAATCTACCGCCACGATTTCGTGGCGGCCACCGTGGTGGACGCACTCATGCGCGTGCAGCTCGACACCGATGTGCCGGTGTTCTCCGCGGTACTGACCCCGCACCACTTTCACGAACACGGTGAGCATCTCGCGTACTTCACCCGCCATTTCGAGGTCAAGGGCGCGGAATTGGCCGCCGCGATCGCCGCCACGTTGGCACCGGACACGGTTCCCGCCTGA
- a CDS encoding ABC transporter ATP-binding protein, whose product MTEPAHRVTFTAVTKSYPGDDGPTRVLAPTDLTIEGGEFVCVVGPSGCGKTTLLNILAGFLEPTAGTVRIGDRPVTGPDPDRGVVFQQPTLYPWLSVRQNVEFGPKVRGVARAERAAAADRLLTMVGLDHLGGRRPYELSGGQQQRAQIARVLINDPRIVLMDEPFGALDALTREKLQGELLALWRERRKTILFVTHSIDEALLLGTRVIVMGTRPGRIVYDRPTAFKSELGDSPFPAIRADPGFTAMRDEVAQHIYAAHAD is encoded by the coding sequence GTGACCGAGCCGGCCCATCGAGTGACCTTCACCGCGGTGACCAAGAGTTACCCCGGCGACGACGGCCCCACCCGAGTACTCGCGCCCACCGACCTGACGATCGAAGGCGGCGAATTCGTCTGTGTGGTCGGCCCGTCCGGCTGCGGTAAGACGACCCTGCTGAACATCCTGGCCGGATTCCTGGAACCCACCGCGGGCACGGTCCGGATCGGTGACCGTCCGGTCACCGGGCCGGACCCGGATCGCGGTGTCGTATTCCAGCAGCCCACCCTCTACCCCTGGCTGTCGGTGCGCCAGAACGTCGAGTTCGGTCCGAAGGTGCGCGGTGTCGCCCGCGCCGAACGCGCGGCCGCGGCCGACCGCCTGCTGACCATGGTCGGTCTGGATCATCTCGGTGGGCGGCGACCGTACGAGCTGTCCGGCGGTCAGCAGCAACGCGCGCAGATCGCCCGCGTCCTGATCAACGATCCGCGGATCGTCCTCATGGACGAGCCCTTCGGCGCCCTCGACGCGCTGACCAGGGAGAAACTCCAGGGCGAACTGCTGGCCCTGTGGCGGGAACGCCGCAAGACCATCCTGTTCGTCACCCACAGCATCGACGAGGCCCTGCTGCTGGGCACCCGGGTGATCGTCATGGGTACCCGGCCGGGTCGTATCGTCTACGACCGGCCGACGGCGTTCAAGAGCGAACTCGGTGACTCGCCGTTTCCGGCGATACGCGCGGATCCCGGATTCACCGCCATGCGCGACGAGGTCGCCCAGCACATCTACGCCGCGCACGCCGACTGA
- a CDS encoding taurine ABC transporter substrate-binding protein has protein sequence MKRTLRTALALIAVLGAATTTGCVESGRGDTGAAAAACPFAPDTSVTTPARIGYQAIPNADLYVKDRGLLEACLPNATVTWSQFASGADVVQAFGAGSIDIGTLGSSPATKAVSAPLNLPVRVLWIHDVIGKSESLVVKDPSITSIAGLRGKRIATPFGSTAHYSLLAALGRAGLTGQVNLINMQPAAIPGAWTGDQIDAAWVWDPTLSKLIESGGTVLTSSADTAAQGAPTFDVAAATTAFLDQHSAFAAAWAKIQNYAIGQLRDNPQEAALSLGAQLGIDPELARPQLAGYTYPTAAEQAGPDYLGGGFAGALRNTAQFLLGQGGIAAVGGEQAYRDAIYPDAARAAAR, from the coding sequence ATGAAACGCACACTTCGCACGGCCCTGGCGCTGATCGCCGTCCTCGGCGCGGCCACGACCACCGGCTGCGTAGAATCCGGTCGCGGCGATACCGGCGCCGCGGCCGCGGCCTGCCCGTTCGCACCGGACACCAGCGTCACCACCCCGGCGCGGATCGGATATCAGGCGATCCCCAACGCCGATCTGTACGTCAAGGACCGGGGTCTGCTGGAGGCGTGCCTGCCGAACGCGACGGTCACCTGGAGCCAGTTCGCCTCCGGCGCCGATGTGGTGCAGGCGTTCGGCGCGGGCAGCATCGATATCGGGACGCTCGGATCGAGTCCCGCCACGAAGGCGGTATCGGCGCCGTTGAACCTGCCCGTGCGGGTGCTGTGGATCCATGATGTGATCGGCAAGTCGGAATCGCTGGTGGTCAAGGACCCGTCGATCACCTCGATCGCGGGGCTGCGCGGTAAGCGGATCGCGACGCCGTTCGGCAGTACCGCCCACTACAGCCTGCTCGCCGCCCTCGGCAGGGCCGGACTGACCGGCCAGGTGAATCTGATCAATATGCAGCCCGCGGCGATCCCCGGCGCCTGGACCGGCGATCAGATCGATGCCGCGTGGGTGTGGGATCCGACGCTGTCGAAACTCATCGAGTCCGGGGGCACGGTGCTCACTTCCAGCGCGGACACCGCCGCCCAGGGCGCGCCCACCTTCGATGTCGCCGCGGCGACCACGGCATTCCTGGACCAGCACAGCGCATTCGCGGCGGCTTGGGCGAAAATCCAGAATTACGCGATCGGTCAGCTGCGCGACAACCCGCAGGAGGCCGCGCTATCGCTGGGGGCACAGCTGGGTATCGATCCGGAACTGGCGCGACCGCAGCTGGCCGGATACACCTATCCGACCGCCGCGGAACAGGCCGGACCCGACTACCTCGGCGGCGGATTCGCCGGCGCGCTGCGCAATACCGCGCAATTCCTGCTGGGCCAGGGCGGTATCGCCGCGGTCGGCGGCGAACAGGCCTACCGGGATGCCATCTATCCGGACGCGGCACGAGCGGCCGCGCGGTGA
- a CDS encoding ABC transporter permease has translation MTATTTPAADTSSAESAPAPRNRYRTPIPALATRIGALVLVVGLWLLVTAAGLVDPLYLPPPGAVWDAFVRANTRHQLAPGVDRTVIGEQNYYLWEHLVASLQRIGVGVGLAVVAGPLVGFVMGMLAPVRLITEPILNFLRSLPPLGYIGLLIVWFGIGDVSKIWLLFLAAFPPIAIATLNGVAGVKQDYLNAARSLGAGRVQVITRVVLPATLPEVIGGIRLATAFAWTTVVAAELNNGIPGIGGLAYISGTQLDTPLTIACIIVIGCAALVLDSLLKLAGDVAVPWKGKS, from the coding sequence ATGACCGCGACCACCACACCGGCGGCGGATACATCCAGTGCGGAGTCGGCGCCGGCGCCGCGAAACCGCTATCGCACCCCGATCCCCGCGCTGGCGACGCGAATCGGCGCCCTCGTGCTCGTGGTCGGCCTCTGGCTGCTGGTCACCGCCGCCGGACTGGTCGATCCGCTGTATCTCCCGCCGCCCGGCGCGGTGTGGGATGCGTTCGTGCGCGCCAATACCCGGCATCAGCTCGCACCCGGTGTCGACCGGACCGTGATCGGCGAGCAGAACTACTACCTCTGGGAACACCTGGTGGCCAGCCTCCAGCGCATCGGGGTCGGTGTCGGGCTGGCCGTCGTGGCCGGACCACTGGTCGGGTTCGTCATGGGCATGCTGGCGCCGGTCCGGCTGATCACCGAACCGATCCTGAATTTCCTGCGGTCGCTGCCCCCGCTGGGCTATATCGGCTTGCTGATCGTCTGGTTCGGCATCGGTGACGTGTCCAAGATCTGGCTGCTGTTCCTGGCCGCGTTCCCGCCGATCGCGATCGCCACGCTCAACGGTGTCGCCGGGGTCAAACAGGATTACCTGAACGCCGCCCGCTCGCTGGGCGCCGGTCGGGTGCAGGTGATCACGCGGGTCGTGCTGCCCGCGACCCTGCCCGAGGTGATCGGCGGTATCCGGCTCGCCACCGCGTTCGCGTGGACCACTGTCGTCGCCGCCGAACTCAACAACGGCATACCCGGTATCGGCGGTCTCGCCTATATCTCCGGCACCCAGCTGGACACACCGCTGACCATCGCCTGCATCATCGTCATCGGCTGCGCGGCGCTCGTCCTCGATTCCCTGCTCAAACTTGCCGGTGACGTGGCGGTTCCCTGGAAAGGCAAGTCATGA
- a CDS encoding TIGR03564 family F420-dependent LLM class oxidoreductase: protein MPLTAPVGIVLGPRPTAPNAVDDVIHRAQLVQRAGIDRVWFAQRFDFDSLSLAAVVGSAVPGLHVGTSVVPINPRHPLVVASQAQTAHAASHRRFTLGLGLGARALEEPAFGIATERPIRRLREYLTVLRSVLTTGTADFTGETLTAAPPLPAAVAGGDGPDIVVAAMGPQALAASGELADGIVPFLAGPRTLDGDIVPRVEAAARAAGRSRPRVIAGVAVVVTDDPDRARARAAEQLAFYDSIPSYRSVLDREGVATAAELAVIGTAAEVEAELRRYVDAGATELLVTQTDLGGHDDEQATWRFLGTLTGRAG, encoded by the coding sequence ATGCCACTCACCGCACCGGTCGGGATCGTGCTCGGTCCACGGCCCACGGCGCCGAATGCCGTCGACGATGTCATCCACCGGGCCCAGCTCGTGCAGCGCGCCGGGATCGACCGGGTCTGGTTCGCACAGCGTTTCGACTTCGACTCACTGTCACTGGCGGCAGTCGTCGGATCGGCGGTGCCGGGGCTGCACGTCGGCACTTCGGTGGTGCCCATCAATCCGCGCCACCCGCTCGTGGTCGCGAGTCAGGCGCAGACCGCCCACGCGGCCAGCCACCGCCGCTTCACCCTCGGACTCGGCCTCGGCGCGCGGGCCTTGGAAGAACCCGCTTTCGGGATCGCCACCGAGCGCCCGATCCGCCGGTTGCGGGAGTACCTGACCGTGCTGCGCTCCGTGCTCACCACGGGAACCGCCGATTTCACCGGCGAAACCCTCACCGCCGCGCCACCGTTGCCGGCGGCCGTCGCGGGTGGTGACGGCCCCGATATCGTCGTGGCCGCCATGGGCCCGCAGGCGCTCGCCGCGTCCGGCGAACTCGCCGACGGCATCGTGCCGTTCCTGGCCGGGCCGCGCACCCTGGACGGAGATATCGTGCCGCGAGTCGAGGCGGCCGCCCGCGCGGCGGGCCGGTCCCGGCCCCGCGTGATAGCGGGAGTCGCGGTGGTGGTGACCGACGATCCGGATCGGGCGCGGGCCCGGGCGGCCGAACAGCTGGCCTTCTACGATTCGATCCCGTCCTACCGCTCGGTGCTGGACCGCGAAGGCGTCGCCACCGCCGCCGAGCTGGCGGTCATCGGCACCGCCGCCGAAGTCGAGGCCGAGCTGCGCCGTTACGTGGACGCGGGCGCCACGGAACTGCTGGTCACCCAAACCGACCTCGGTGGCCATGACGACGAACAGGCCACCTGGCGTTTCCTCGGCACGCTCACCGGTCGAGCGGGCTGA
- a CDS encoding WGR domain-containing protein: MSTATTTYLELSEDGGSAHKFYEVVVDDIHVTIRYGRIGDQGQSKVSSFADARRAQAAAQKKIGEKVRKGYTPAVPGARAARSVTRRAISSSRSTARTAPVLWSFDSGAAAFGIFIDADRCWVGNENGDVFTLTPAGEVTGRFRLPEAVKCIVADDFWIYAGCDDGRVYDLSGKVPRAAYDIAADVDIYWLDIHDGILGVSDVQGGLTVIDHEEESLWTRRSDGQSGWMVRIDADGVYHGHTRGVTKYDLSSGNHQWHRNTGGSVLFGWQEAGAVYAGTTRNQVRMLDKDGGNDRTFQCDAAVYSCAASPDGRYVFAGDNYSSVYCFDATGRRLWKLGTGCGSAYSMQYHDDKLYLVTTSGALACLDVSVTAIGDAEQGVLPHTVSVKAPQLAAVVPSSTVEVTTDIDGGVVVECVDVGGRLRVHIVSPGYRREWNVQFPRDIRQPGTRYVVDGVAESVRGGFYRVRGDIRRLT, translated from the coding sequence ATGAGCACGGCAACCACGACCTATCTCGAACTGTCGGAGGACGGGGGTTCGGCGCACAAGTTCTACGAGGTGGTCGTGGACGACATCCACGTCACGATCCGATACGGGCGGATCGGCGACCAGGGGCAGAGCAAGGTCAGTTCCTTCGCCGACGCCCGCAGAGCACAGGCCGCGGCGCAGAAGAAGATCGGCGAGAAGGTACGCAAGGGCTACACGCCCGCGGTACCGGGTGCGCGAGCGGCGCGATCGGTCACCCGGCGGGCGATCAGCAGCAGTCGCTCCACCGCCCGCACCGCGCCCGTGCTGTGGAGCTTCGATTCCGGCGCCGCGGCGTTCGGCATCTTCATCGACGCCGACCGCTGCTGGGTGGGCAACGAGAACGGCGATGTGTTCACGCTGACCCCCGCGGGTGAGGTCACCGGGCGCTTCCGGTTGCCCGAAGCGGTGAAATGCATTGTCGCGGATGATTTCTGGATCTACGCCGGCTGCGACGACGGCCGTGTCTACGATCTGTCCGGCAAGGTGCCGCGGGCAGCCTACGATATCGCCGCGGATGTCGACATCTACTGGCTCGATATCCACGACGGCATCCTCGGCGTCTCCGATGTGCAGGGCGGGCTCACCGTGATCGACCACGAGGAAGAGTCGCTGTGGACCCGGCGCAGCGACGGCCAATCGGGCTGGATGGTGCGAATCGACGCCGACGGCGTGTATCACGGGCATACGAGAGGCGTCACGAAATATGACCTGAGCAGCGGTAACCATCAGTGGCACCGCAACACCGGCGGTTCCGTGCTGTTCGGCTGGCAGGAAGCCGGCGCGGTGTACGCCGGCACCACCCGTAATCAGGTGCGGATGCTCGACAAGGACGGCGGCAACGACCGGACCTTCCAGTGCGATGCCGCGGTGTATTCCTGTGCGGCCTCACCGGACGGACGCTACGTTTTCGCCGGGGACAACTATTCGTCGGTCTACTGCTTCGACGCCACCGGACGGCGGCTCTGGAAACTCGGCACCGGCTGCGGCTCGGCCTATTCGATGCAGTACCACGACGACAAGCTGTACCTGGTCACCACCAGCGGCGCCCTGGCCTGCCTGGATGTGAGCGTGACGGCGATCGGTGATGCCGAGCAGGGCGTGCTGCCGCACACCGTGTCGGTCAAAGCGCCCCAGCTCGCCGCCGTGGTCCCCAGCAGCACCGTGGAGGTGACCACCGATATCGACGGCGGCGTGGTCGTCGAATGTGTGGATGTGGGCGGGCGGCTGCGCGTGCACATCGTTTCGCCGGGCTACCGCCGGGAATGGAATGTGCAGTTCCCGCGAGATATCCGGCAGCCCGGAACCCGCTACGTGGTGGACGGGGTGGCGGAGTCGGTGCGGGGCGGGTTCTACCGGGTGCGCGGCGATATCCGCCGCCTGACCTGA
- a CDS encoding SDR family oxidoreductase has protein sequence MSSIEGKVVVITGASSGIGAATARLLAERGAAVVLGARRTARLDVLVQAIRDAGGRVASCRTDVTRREDLERLVATALDEFGRLDVLVNNAGISKIGPIADLDIDGWSAMIDVNLRGVLHGIAAALPVFHEQGSGHLVTTISTSGLKIVPDQGIYAGTKNAVRTLLEGLRQESTDGVLRTTSISPGVVRTELADSIDDPRVRTQIRRNMAEWALAPEAVAAAVAFAVEQPHDVEIGDITIRPTVQN, from the coding sequence ATGTCATCGATCGAAGGCAAGGTCGTGGTTATCACCGGGGCGAGCAGCGGGATCGGCGCGGCAACCGCGCGCCTGCTCGCCGAACGCGGAGCGGCCGTCGTACTGGGCGCACGCCGGACAGCACGCCTCGACGTCCTCGTCCAGGCGATCCGCGACGCGGGCGGCCGGGTCGCCTCCTGCCGCACCGACGTCACCCGCCGCGAGGACCTCGAACGATTGGTCGCCACGGCGCTGGACGAATTCGGGAGGCTCGACGTGCTCGTGAACAACGCCGGCATCAGCAAGATCGGCCCGATTGCCGACCTGGACATCGACGGCTGGTCGGCGATGATCGACGTCAACCTCCGCGGCGTCCTCCACGGGATAGCCGCGGCGCTGCCTGTCTTCCACGAACAAGGCAGCGGTCATCTCGTGACGACGATATCGACCTCGGGCCTGAAGATCGTCCCGGACCAGGGCATCTACGCCGGCACCAAGAACGCCGTCCGGACCCTGCTGGAAGGTCTGCGACAGGAGTCGACCGACGGCGTGCTGCGCACCACGTCGATCTCCCCCGGCGTCGTCCGCACCGAACTCGCCGACAGCATCGACGATCCCCGGGTCCGAACGCAGATCCGGCGCAACATGGCCGAATGGGCGCTGGCGCCGGAGGCAGTCGCGGCCGCCGTCGCCTTCGCCGTGGAACAACCACACGATGTGGAGATCGGCGACATCACCATCCGCCCGACCGTGCAGAACTAG